Proteins from one Burkholderia oklahomensis C6786 genomic window:
- a CDS encoding non-ribosomal peptide synthetase, translating to MTATPDLLSLAARFARLPGTQRKQFLAKLGAAGIDFRMLPIPPREDRAASAPASFAQTRLWLHARLLGESAAYHITERLRLDGALDANALRLSCDALIARHEALRTTFAEGADGVLQTVHAPTRCPWRFTDFADAPAAERDARAAAVAARDEAEPFDLAHGPLLRAHLIRLDASVHWLVLTTHHIVSDGWSADVMLAELSSFYRSFATGDAVSLAPLPIQYADYALWQRRWLDAGEGERQLAYWRATLDASRDVLLLPGAATRPAQRSASGARHTFDVPAALAQRARSLAQTRRATPFAVLLAALATLLARASGEPEIRIGVPSANRERGETVGLIGFFVNTLALAVRTPATRAFETLVDATQRGLVDAQSHQDVPFDQVVDALGVARSASHHPLFQVMAAYGAHRALPSFADVRATELPSGMPYAKFDLTLSFDERDDGGLDARFVYATDIFDADAIERLAARYVELLAHAVDAPGAAIGDLQWLPDAERRELAAWNGETHGGADRERGGASSGRSPVGESSGELSGVSFGKPPGGPFDEPFVPVHDRIAEHARRRPDARGVADVARALTRGEVERRATRLAKRLVAAGVRAEMRVGVALSRSVDLLVGLIAALKSGGAFVPLDPSHPRERLAQMLDDAQIAHVITERGGVDALPLAGAARAWLVDDEIPDAEIDGVALPDVSPHQAAYVIYTSGSTGKPKGVVVDHGAFARHCDAIAARYGATERDVFMLFQSVNFDGAHEGWFSQYLSGAAVAVTADTLWPPARTCALIAREGVTMTYVPPGCATQLAEWALEHGAPPTLRSITVGGEATSREAFALMRRAFPNARVVNGYGPTETVITPMLWMFEPGDDPAKLADAAYLPIGTLVGARTAHVFDARLNPLPVGVIGELYLGGEGIGVARGYLGRAALTAERFVPDPYGAPGARLYRTGDLVRRRADGVFDFIGRIDHQVKLRGLRIELGEIEAQLAAHDDVREAVAVVFGNGAQARLVAYVELTGDARERARCADAAELDAHLRRTLPDYMVPAHIVVLDALPRNANSKVDRAALPEPAHVARAYEAPVNDVEAALADIWREVLGVERVGRADHFFELGGHSLAAVRVATRVAERLARDVPVRALFEAPILAPYAQRVSAAAPAEAARGAGGAPAAAYAPDADGVLPLSAAQRGLWFLWRAQPDSAAYNIPVALRLRGALDVDALAAAFAHAAARHPALRTRIVARADGAPGQRIAPARDVALPVVDLGARPELADEPARLAAAAALTDADALAPFDLAADAPLWRVRVVRLGAADHVLSLVVHHIVSDGQSIDLWLDEVRAAYVARLAGGRAAKPSEAPEAPHAPAADALVLPAAAPHARLSFWREALAGAPSHALPPPRTGRAVAPRWDAGRLAFELDDALARRARAMALDAHATLPMLLHAALNAAFYRATGATDQPVGVLASTRELTGDAAERSLGLFINAVVVRTRLASADTPTTLVAAVRDAALAAYAHADAPFSDVVAALRAPRAVNGNPLFQVMFNYLRPAGAAARDWAGLAVDGFNDVRHRVVFELELDVVEHPDGRVTGAFSYATERVDGAFVAALAADYLDVVRGFVDAPARALGASAARFPLAAHDGHDALAAMPPPSRAPNARVDARAADRCAHALAGVWRACFERAAPAPDGDLFEAGATSFDVVRFVDAAQAAGFALAIADVFAAPSFAALGALAIRAAQAAGQPATEGRDAD from the coding sequence ATGACCGCCACCCCCGATCTGCTGTCGCTCGCCGCGCGTTTCGCGCGGCTGCCCGGCACGCAGCGCAAGCAGTTCCTCGCGAAGCTCGGCGCCGCGGGGATCGATTTCCGGATGCTGCCGATCCCGCCGCGCGAGGACCGCGCGGCGAGCGCGCCGGCGTCGTTCGCGCAGACGCGCCTCTGGCTGCACGCGCGTCTGCTCGGCGAATCGGCCGCGTATCACATCACCGAGCGGCTGCGTCTTGACGGCGCGCTCGACGCGAACGCGCTGCGGCTGTCGTGCGACGCGCTGATCGCGCGCCACGAAGCGCTGCGCACGACGTTCGCCGAAGGCGCCGACGGCGTGCTGCAGACCGTGCACGCGCCGACGCGCTGCCCGTGGCGCTTCACGGATTTCGCCGACGCGCCCGCCGCGGAGCGCGACGCGCGCGCGGCGGCCGTCGCCGCACGCGACGAGGCCGAGCCGTTCGATCTCGCGCACGGCCCGCTGCTGCGCGCGCATCTGATCCGGCTCGACGCGTCGGTTCACTGGCTCGTGCTGACGACGCATCACATCGTGTCGGACGGCTGGTCGGCCGACGTGATGCTCGCGGAGCTGTCGTCGTTCTATCGGTCGTTCGCGACGGGCGACGCGGTGTCGCTCGCGCCGCTGCCGATCCAGTACGCCGACTACGCGCTCTGGCAGCGCCGCTGGCTCGACGCGGGCGAGGGCGAGCGCCAGCTCGCGTACTGGCGCGCGACGCTCGACGCGAGCCGCGACGTGCTGCTGCTGCCCGGCGCGGCGACGCGGCCCGCGCAGCGCAGCGCAAGCGGCGCGCGCCACACGTTCGACGTGCCGGCCGCGCTCGCGCAGCGGGCGCGCTCGCTCGCGCAGACGCGCCGCGCGACGCCGTTCGCGGTGCTGCTCGCCGCGCTCGCGACGCTGCTCGCGCGCGCGTCGGGCGAGCCGGAGATCCGGATCGGCGTGCCGTCGGCGAATCGCGAGCGCGGCGAGACCGTCGGGCTGATCGGTTTTTTCGTGAACACGCTCGCGCTCGCGGTCCGAACGCCCGCGACGCGCGCGTTCGAGACGCTCGTCGACGCGACGCAGCGCGGCCTCGTCGATGCGCAATCGCATCAGGACGTGCCGTTCGACCAGGTGGTCGACGCGCTCGGCGTCGCGCGCAGCGCGAGCCACCATCCGCTCTTTCAGGTGATGGCCGCGTACGGCGCGCACCGCGCGCTGCCGTCGTTTGCCGACGTGCGCGCGACCGAGCTGCCGTCCGGCATGCCGTACGCGAAATTCGACCTGACGCTGAGCTTCGACGAGCGCGACGACGGCGGGCTCGACGCGCGCTTCGTCTATGCGACCGACATTTTCGATGCCGATGCGATCGAGCGGCTTGCCGCACGCTATGTCGAGCTGCTCGCGCACGCGGTCGACGCGCCCGGCGCGGCGATAGGCGACCTGCAATGGCTGCCCGACGCGGAGCGCCGCGAGCTCGCCGCGTGGAACGGCGAGACGCACGGCGGCGCGGATCGCGAGCGCGGCGGGGCGTCCTCGGGGCGATCGCCGGTCGGCGAATCGTCCGGCGAACTTTCCGGCGTGTCTTTCGGCAAGCCGCCCGGCGGGCCGTTCGACGAACCGTTCGTCCCGGTCCACGACCGGATCGCCGAGCATGCACGCCGCCGTCCCGATGCGCGCGGCGTCGCCGACGTCGCGCGCGCGCTGACGCGCGGCGAGGTCGAGCGGCGCGCGACGCGGCTCGCGAAACGGCTCGTCGCGGCGGGCGTGCGCGCGGAAATGCGCGTCGGCGTCGCGCTGTCGCGGTCCGTCGACCTGCTCGTCGGCCTGATCGCCGCGCTCAAGTCGGGCGGCGCGTTCGTGCCGCTCGATCCGAGCCACCCGCGCGAGCGGCTGGCCCAAATGCTCGACGACGCGCAGATCGCGCACGTGATCACCGAGCGAGGCGGCGTCGACGCGCTGCCGCTCGCGGGCGCCGCGCGCGCATGGCTCGTCGACGACGAGATCCCCGACGCCGAGATCGACGGCGTCGCGCTGCCGGACGTATCGCCGCATCAGGCCGCGTACGTGATCTACACGTCGGGCTCGACGGGCAAGCCGAAGGGCGTCGTCGTCGATCACGGCGCGTTCGCGCGCCATTGCGACGCGATCGCCGCGCGCTACGGCGCGACCGAGCGCGACGTGTTCATGCTGTTCCAGTCGGTCAATTTCGACGGCGCGCACGAAGGCTGGTTCTCGCAATATCTGTCCGGCGCGGCGGTCGCGGTGACGGCCGACACGCTGTGGCCGCCCGCGCGGACCTGCGCGCTGATCGCGCGCGAAGGCGTGACGATGACCTACGTGCCGCCCGGCTGCGCGACGCAGCTCGCCGAATGGGCGCTCGAGCACGGCGCGCCGCCGACGCTGCGCTCGATCACGGTCGGCGGCGAGGCGACGTCGCGCGAAGCGTTCGCGCTGATGCGCCGCGCGTTTCCGAATGCGCGCGTCGTCAACGGCTACGGGCCGACCGAGACCGTGATCACGCCGATGCTGTGGATGTTCGAGCCGGGCGACGATCCGGCAAAGCTCGCCGACGCCGCGTATCTGCCGATCGGCACGCTCGTCGGCGCGCGCACCGCGCACGTGTTCGACGCGCGGCTGAACCCGCTGCCCGTCGGCGTGATCGGCGAGCTGTACCTGGGCGGCGAGGGGATCGGCGTCGCGCGCGGCTATCTGGGCCGCGCGGCGCTCACGGCCGAGCGCTTCGTGCCCGATCCGTACGGCGCGCCGGGCGCGCGGCTCTATCGCACGGGCGACCTCGTGCGCCGCCGCGCGGACGGCGTGTTCGATTTCATCGGCCGCATCGACCATCAGGTGAAGCTGCGCGGGCTGCGCATCGAGCTGGGCGAGATCGAGGCGCAGCTCGCCGCGCACGACGACGTGCGCGAGGCGGTCGCGGTCGTGTTCGGCAACGGAGCGCAGGCGCGGCTCGTCGCGTACGTCGAGCTGACGGGCGACGCCCGCGAGCGCGCGCGGTGCGCCGACGCGGCCGAGCTCGACGCGCACCTGCGCCGCACGCTGCCCGACTACATGGTGCCCGCGCATATCGTCGTGCTCGATGCGCTGCCGCGCAACGCGAACAGCAAGGTCGACCGCGCGGCGCTGCCCGAGCCGGCGCACGTCGCGCGCGCGTACGAGGCGCCCGTGAACGACGTCGAGGCGGCGCTCGCGGACATCTGGCGCGAAGTGCTCGGCGTCGAGCGGGTCGGCCGCGCCGATCATTTCTTCGAGCTGGGCGGCCATTCGCTCGCCGCGGTGCGCGTCGCGACCCGCGTCGCCGAGCGGCTCGCGCGCGATGTGCCGGTGCGCGCGCTGTTCGAGGCGCCGATTCTCGCGCCTTACGCGCAGCGCGTGTCCGCCGCGGCGCCCGCGGAAGCGGCGCGCGGCGCGGGCGGCGCGCCCGCCGCGGCATATGCGCCGGACGCCGACGGCGTGCTGCCGCTGTCCGCCGCGCAGCGCGGCCTGTGGTTCCTGTGGCGCGCGCAGCCGGACAGCGCCGCGTACAACATTCCGGTCGCGCTGCGGCTTCGGGGCGCGCTCGACGTCGACGCGCTCGCCGCCGCGTTCGCGCACGCGGCGGCCCGTCATCCGGCGCTGCGCACGCGGATCGTCGCGCGGGCGGACGGCGCGCCGGGCCAGCGGATCGCGCCGGCGCGGGACGTCGCATTGCCGGTCGTCGATCTCGGCGCGAGGCCGGAGCTGGCCGACGAGCCCGCGCGGCTCGCCGCCGCAGCAGCGCTGACCGACGCCGACGCGCTCGCGCCGTTCGATCTCGCCGCCGACGCGCCGCTGTGGCGCGTGCGCGTGGTCCGGCTCGGCGCGGCCGATCACGTGCTGTCGCTCGTCGTTCATCACATCGTGTCGGACGGCCAGTCGATCGATCTGTGGCTCGACGAGGTTCGCGCGGCCTACGTCGCGCGGCTGGCGGGCGGGCGCGCGGCCAAGCCGTCCGAAGCACCCGAAGCACCGCATGCGCCGGCGGCCGACGCGCTCGTGCTGCCGGCCGCCGCGCCGCACGCGCGCCTGTCGTTCTGGCGCGAAGCGCTCGCGGGCGCGCCGTCGCACGCGCTGCCGCCGCCGCGCACGGGCCGCGCCGTCGCGCCGCGCTGGGACGCGGGCCGTCTCGCGTTCGAGCTCGACGACGCGCTCGCGCGCCGCGCGCGCGCGATGGCGCTCGACGCGCACGCGACGCTGCCGATGCTGCTGCACGCGGCGCTCAACGCGGCGTTCTACCGCGCGACGGGCGCGACCGATCAGCCGGTCGGCGTGCTCGCGTCGACGCGCGAGCTGACGGGCGACGCCGCCGAGCGCTCGCTCGGGCTCTTCATCAACGCGGTCGTCGTGCGCACGCGGCTCGCGAGCGCCGATACGCCGACGACGCTCGTCGCCGCGGTGCGCGACGCGGCGCTCGCCGCCTATGCGCACGCGGACGCGCCGTTTTCCGACGTCGTCGCCGCGCTGCGCGCGCCGCGCGCGGTCAACGGCAATCCGCTGTTCCAGGTGATGTTCAACTACCTGCGGCCGGCGGGCGCCGCCGCGCGCGACTGGGCGGGGCTCGCGGTCGACGGGTTCAACGACGTCCGGCATCGCGTCGTGTTCGAGCTGGAGCTCGACGTCGTCGAGCATCCGGACGGCCGCGTGACGGGCGCGTTCTCGTATGCGACGGAACGCGTCGACGGCGCGTTCGTCGCCGCGCTCGCGGCCGACTATCTCGACGTCGTGCGTGGCTTCGTCGATGCGCCGGCGCGCGCGCTCGGCGCGTCCGCCGCGCGCTTTCCGCTCGCCGCGCACGATGGGCACGATGCGCTCGCCGCGATGCCGCCGCCGTCGCGCGCACCGAACGCCCGCGTGGACGCGCGGGCGGCCGACCGCTGCGCGCACGCGCTCGCCGGCGTGTGGCGCGCGTGCTTCGAGCGCGCCGCGCCCGCGCCGGACGGCGATCTGTTCGAAGCGGGCGCGACGTCGTTCGACGTCGTGCGCTTCGTCGACGCGGCGCAGGCGGCCGGCTTCGCGCTCGCGATCGCCGACGTGTTCGCCGCGCCGAGCTTCGCGGCGCTCGGCGCGCTCGCGATACGCGCGGCGCAGGCGGCCGGCCAGCCGGCGACGGAGGGGCGCGATGCCGATTGA